A region of Plantactinospora sp. BC1 DNA encodes the following proteins:
- the aroA gene encoding 3-phosphoshikimate 1-carboxyvinyltransferase: protein MPNLTAVRPLEPWTAPTATDPVASTLRLPGSKSLTARALVLSAVADGPSTLRHPLRARDTELMAAGLRGMGAHVSIVDDERWLVRPRPLQGPAHVDVGLSGTVMRFLPPVAGLAEGPVTFDGDPHARLRPLGPLVGALRAIGVRIDTTEGASLPLTVQGAGRVLGGEVVIDASASSQFVSGLLLGGARFERGIVVRHVGPPVPSAPHLRMTVQMLRAAGAAVDDASPDVWVVEPGRLSGRGWDIEPDLSGAVPFFAAALVTGGTVTLLGWPRSSLQPVDTLRELLSRMGGEVTLGTDGLTVSGTGGIRGVDADLSDVSEFTPVLAALAVLADSPSRLRGVGHIRGHETDRLAALARELTGLGADVADTADGLEIRPRQLRGGTFRTYADHRMAHAAAVIGLAVPGIELDDVACTSKTMPEFPALWSTMVTGGDGRR from the coding sequence GTGCCGAACCTCACGGCGGTCCGTCCGCTCGAGCCCTGGACCGCGCCGACCGCGACCGACCCGGTCGCCTCGACGCTGCGGCTGCCCGGCTCCAAGTCGTTGACGGCCCGGGCGCTGGTGCTCAGCGCGGTGGCCGACGGCCCCTCCACGCTGCGTCACCCGCTCCGCGCCCGGGACACCGAGCTGATGGCCGCCGGGCTGCGCGGGATGGGCGCACACGTTTCCATTGTGGACGACGAGCGGTGGCTGGTCCGGCCCCGTCCGCTCCAGGGCCCGGCGCACGTCGACGTCGGGCTCTCCGGCACCGTCATGCGGTTCCTGCCGCCGGTCGCCGGGCTCGCCGAGGGGCCGGTCACCTTCGACGGCGACCCGCACGCCCGGCTCCGCCCGCTCGGCCCGCTGGTCGGCGCGCTCCGCGCCATCGGGGTTCGCATCGACACCACCGAGGGTGCCAGCCTGCCGCTGACCGTGCAGGGCGCCGGCCGGGTGCTCGGCGGCGAGGTCGTGATCGACGCCTCCGCCTCCAGCCAGTTCGTCTCCGGGCTGCTGCTCGGCGGGGCCCGGTTCGAACGCGGGATCGTGGTCCGGCACGTCGGCCCGCCGGTCCCGTCCGCCCCACACCTGCGGATGACCGTGCAGATGCTCCGGGCCGCCGGTGCCGCGGTCGACGACGCCAGCCCGGACGTCTGGGTGGTGGAGCCGGGTCGGCTCTCCGGACGGGGCTGGGACATCGAGCCGGACCTCTCCGGCGCGGTGCCGTTCTTCGCCGCCGCGCTGGTCACCGGCGGCACGGTGACCCTGCTCGGCTGGCCGCGCAGCAGCCTGCAACCGGTCGACACGCTGCGGGAGCTGCTCTCCCGGATGGGCGGCGAGGTGACCCTCGGCACCGACGGTCTCACCGTGAGCGGCACCGGCGGGATCCGCGGGGTCGACGCCGACCTCTCCGACGTCAGCGAGTTCACCCCGGTGCTGGCCGCCCTCGCCGTACTGGCCGACTCGCCGTCCCGGCTGCGCGGGGTGGGGCACATCCGGGGCCACGAGACCGACCGGCTCGCCGCGCTGGCCCGGGAGCTGACCGGCCTCGGCGCCGACGTCGCCGACACCGCCGACGGGCTGGAGATCCGGCCCCGGCAGCTGCGCGGCGGGACGTTCCGGACCTACGCCGACCACCGGATGGCGCACGCGGCGGCGGTGATCGGGCTCGCCGTGCCCGGCATCGAATTGGACGACGTGGCGTGTACCTCCAAGACCATGCCCGAGTTCCCGGCACTATGGTCGACGATGGTGACCGGCGGCGACGGGCGCCGATAG
- a CDS encoding response regulator transcription factor, whose protein sequence is MVVDDHPMWREGVARDLTEAGYHVVATTGEGRQAVRVAPATRPDVVVLDLQLPDISGVEVLRALLAELPGVRVLMLSASGEEQDVLDAVKAGATGYLLKSAGPAEFLDAVRRTAAGDAVFTPGLAGLVLGEYRRIAAAPAPPGDDLPRLTERETEVLRLVAKGMSYKQIATRLGLSHRTVQNHVQNTLGKLQLHNRVELTRYAIEQGLDGD, encoded by the coding sequence ATGGTGGTCGACGACCATCCGATGTGGAGGGAAGGGGTGGCCCGCGACCTCACCGAGGCCGGCTACCACGTCGTCGCCACCACCGGTGAGGGGCGGCAGGCGGTCCGGGTCGCCCCGGCCACCCGCCCCGACGTGGTCGTACTCGACCTGCAACTGCCGGACATCTCCGGCGTCGAGGTGCTCCGGGCACTGCTGGCCGAGCTGCCCGGGGTCCGGGTGCTGATGCTCTCGGCCAGCGGCGAGGAGCAGGACGTACTCGACGCGGTGAAGGCCGGCGCCACCGGCTACCTGCTCAAGTCCGCCGGGCCGGCGGAGTTCCTGGACGCGGTCCGGCGTACCGCCGCCGGGGATGCGGTCTTCACGCCCGGGCTGGCCGGTCTGGTGCTCGGGGAGTACCGGCGGATCGCCGCCGCGCCGGCACCCCCCGGAGACGACCTGCCCCGGCTGACCGAACGGGAGACCGAGGTGCTCCGGCTGGTCGCCAAGGGGATGTCCTACAAGCAGATCGCCACCCGGCTCGGGCTGTCGCACCGTACGGTGCAGAACCACGTGCAGAACACCCTCGGCAAGCTGCAACTGCACAACCGGGTCGAACTCACCCGCTACGCCATCGAACAGGGCCTCGACGGCGACTGA
- a CDS encoding DUF2087 domain-containing protein: MATEPISDASPEMLIGLLAEPDRLAAFAAVVLGAGEVAEVAERTGLPARTVSAALRRLESGGLVETVDGRAVALVGAFKEAVRARPPAPAEPDAELDPDRAVAAVLRAFVRDGRIVQMPAAQGRRRLLLEHVVTTFEPGVRYSEREVNALLRAWYDDYAALRRYLVDEVLLTRRDGVYWRSGGPVDLDPGPAASDPDGLPG; encoded by the coding sequence GTGGCCACCGAACCGATTTCCGACGCGTCCCCCGAAATGCTGATCGGCCTGCTGGCCGAGCCGGACCGGCTGGCCGCCTTCGCCGCCGTGGTGCTCGGCGCGGGCGAGGTGGCCGAGGTGGCGGAGCGGACCGGGCTGCCCGCCCGGACGGTGTCCGCCGCGCTGCGCCGGCTGGAGTCCGGCGGTCTGGTCGAGACGGTCGACGGCCGGGCGGTCGCCCTGGTCGGGGCGTTCAAGGAGGCGGTACGCGCCCGTCCGCCCGCCCCCGCCGAGCCGGACGCGGAGCTGGACCCGGACCGGGCCGTCGCGGCGGTGCTCCGGGCCTTCGTCCGGGACGGTCGGATCGTTCAGATGCCGGCCGCGCAGGGCAGGCGCCGGCTGCTGCTCGAACACGTCGTGACCACCTTCGAGCCGGGGGTGCGCTACTCCGAGCGGGAGGTGAACGCCCTGCTCCGGGCCTGGTACGACGACTACGCCGCGCTGCGCCGCTACCTCGTCGACGAGGTGCTGCTGACCCGCCGGGACGGCGTCTACTGGCGCAGCGGCGGCCCGGTCGACCTGGACCCCGGCCCGGCCGCGAGCGACCCCGACGGCCTGCCCGGGTAA
- a CDS encoding DUF5709 domain-containing protein, whose protein sequence is MRDDEFPTPVSDPEAEGLPGTADDDSTAGDDVATGREADGWDPAALPTDRPLAVDRYGTTAEEQADGESLDYRLSQERPDVPVEDPYAGTVDQALSDEADSDEAAAEAQLDADVMDPGPTSDPNSPVSIYDHGNLGDAPGGGPVGRLVEPDEGARYDDETDSVAIDRGAAGGGASAEELAVNETQPPP, encoded by the coding sequence ATGCGCGATGACGAGTTTCCGACGCCCGTGTCCGACCCGGAGGCGGAGGGCCTGCCTGGCACCGCCGACGACGACTCGACGGCCGGTGACGACGTCGCGACCGGTCGGGAGGCGGACGGCTGGGATCCCGCCGCACTTCCCACCGACCGGCCGCTGGCGGTGGACCGGTACGGCACCACCGCCGAGGAGCAGGCCGACGGCGAGTCGCTGGACTACCGGCTCTCCCAGGAGCGACCCGACGTACCGGTCGAGGACCCGTACGCCGGCACCGTCGACCAGGCGCTCTCGGACGAGGCGGACAGTGACGAGGCCGCCGCCGAGGCACAGCTCGACGCCGACGTGATGGATCCGGGTCCCACCTCCGACCCGAACTCCCCGGTCTCGATCTACGACCACGGCAACCTCGGCGACGCGCCGGGCGGCGGCCCGGTCGGCCGGCTGGTGGAGCCGGACGAGGGCGCCCGGTACGACGACGAGACCGACTCCGTCGCCATCGACCGTGGTGCGGCGGGCGGCGGCGCGAGTGCCGAGGAGCTGGCGGTCAACGAGACCCAGCCCCCGCCGTGA
- the hisN gene encoding histidinol-phosphatase, translated as MARYADDLSLAHMLADTADSISMARFRALDLHVEAKPDLTPVSDADTAVERAVRATLARTRPRDGVLGEEYGASAAPAGAGSRQWVVDPIDGTKNFVRGVPIWATLISLMDGDTPVVGLVSAPALGRRWWAATGLGAYAGRHQAAATPIRVSGVGRLADASFCYSSLHGWEETGRLDPVLDILRSVWRSRAYGDFYGYMLLAEGAVDAMVEPELSLWDVAALIPIVTEAGGTFTDLHGRPGPGGGSAIASNGKLHQDLLDRLG; from the coding sequence ATGGCCCGGTACGCGGACGACCTGTCCCTGGCGCACATGCTCGCCGACACCGCCGACTCGATCTCGATGGCCCGGTTCCGGGCCCTGGACCTGCACGTGGAGGCGAAGCCGGACCTGACGCCGGTCAGCGACGCGGACACCGCCGTCGAACGTGCCGTCCGGGCCACCCTGGCCCGCACCCGCCCCCGGGACGGCGTGCTCGGCGAGGAGTACGGCGCCTCCGCCGCACCCGCCGGGGCCGGCTCCCGGCAGTGGGTGGTCGACCCGATCGACGGCACCAAGAACTTCGTCCGGGGGGTGCCGATCTGGGCCACCCTGATCTCGCTGATGGACGGCGACACCCCGGTCGTCGGGCTGGTCTCCGCGCCGGCCCTGGGCCGCCGCTGGTGGGCGGCGACCGGACTCGGGGCGTACGCGGGCCGGCACCAGGCCGCCGCCACCCCGATCCGGGTCTCCGGGGTCGGCCGGCTCGCCGACGCCAGCTTCTGCTACTCCTCGCTGCACGGCTGGGAGGAGACCGGCCGGCTCGACCCGGTGCTCGACATCCTCCGCTCGGTGTGGCGGAGCCGGGCGTACGGCGACTTCTACGGCTACATGCTGCTCGCCGAGGGGGCGGTCGACGCGATGGTCGAGCCGGAGCTGTCGCTCTGGGACGTGGCCGCCCTGATCCCGATCGTGACCGAGGCCGGCGGCACCTTCACCGACCTTCACGGACGCCCCGGCCCCGGCGGTGGCAGCGCGATCGCCAGCAACGGCAAACTGCACCAGGATCTGCTCGACCGGCTCGGCTAG
- the rsgA gene encoding ribosome small subunit-dependent GTPase A produces the protein MIAVDRGRYTCVVGDDPAAGRGDRADGGTVTAMRARELGRKSVVVGDRVALVGDTSGTAGALARIVRIAERRSVLRRTADDDETTAEGRLERVVVANADQLVIVSSLADPPPRTGFIDRCLVAAYDADIEPLLCLTKADLAQPDGVLGYYAELDLPHVLVGPGSDLDELRGLLAEQVSVMVGHSGVGKSTLVNRLVPEADRAVGTVSAIGRGRHTSTSAVALRLPSLPGNRRTHPGWIIDTPGIRSFGLAHVSAESLLHGFPDLVEGTVECPPNCEHTPDEADCALDAWVAAGNADPRRLASYRRLLASRAGEVE, from the coding sequence GTGATCGCCGTCGACCGGGGCCGCTACACCTGCGTGGTCGGCGACGACCCGGCGGCCGGGCGGGGTGACCGGGCCGACGGCGGGACGGTCACCGCGATGCGCGCCCGCGAGCTGGGCCGCAAGTCGGTGGTGGTGGGTGACCGGGTCGCCCTGGTCGGCGACACCTCCGGGACGGCCGGGGCGCTGGCCCGGATCGTCCGGATCGCCGAGCGCCGCTCGGTGCTGCGGCGTACCGCCGACGACGACGAGACCACTGCCGAGGGGCGGCTCGAACGGGTGGTGGTGGCCAACGCCGACCAGCTCGTGATCGTCAGCTCGCTGGCCGACCCGCCGCCCCGGACCGGGTTCATCGACCGGTGCCTGGTGGCGGCGTACGACGCCGACATCGAGCCGCTGCTCTGCCTGACCAAGGCGGATCTCGCCCAACCCGACGGGGTGCTCGGCTACTACGCGGAACTCGACCTGCCGCACGTACTCGTCGGCCCCGGCTCCGACCTCGACGAGCTGCGCGGACTCCTCGCCGAGCAGGTCTCGGTCATGGTCGGGCACTCCGGGGTGGGCAAGTCGACGCTGGTGAACCGGCTGGTACCGGAGGCGGACCGGGCGGTCGGCACGGTCAGCGCGATCGGCCGGGGCCGGCACACCTCGACCAGCGCGGTCGCGCTGCGCCTGCCGTCGCTGCCCGGCAACCGGCGCACCCATCCCGGCTGGATCATCGACACGCCCGGGATCCGCAGCTTCGGCCTGGCGCACGTCTCCGCCGAAAGCCTGCTGCACGGCTTCCCCGACCTGGTCGAGGGGACCGTCGAGTGCCCGCCGAACTGCGAACACACCCCGGACGAGGCCGACTGCGCGCTCGACGCCTGGGTGGCGGCCGGCAACGCCGACCCGCGCCGGCTGGCGTCGTACCGCCGGCTGCTGGCCTCCCGGGCCGGCGAGGTCGAGTAG
- a CDS encoding glycosyltransferase, with protein MRVGLVCAHAGPPHERRGHFAGTHQHVARVAAELTGRGHDVRVYERLDDPGAPPVSEIGGYRVERVPVGPPRATGTGELVPYVPELGRWLTERWAGEWTPEVVHGHFWIGGLAAASAVRDTVIPVVQTFHSLGVEQLRHLGEAYRGPGQRIPLERALTRAVDMAVAQCTDEVDELTRMGLQRASVVVVPAGVDTELFAPEGEAATRDRRPRILAAGGLEPGHGQEDLIRALRLVGDVELVIAGGPPAEHLNNHAEARRLREVAESSGVADQIKLVGSVPHDQMSAWYRSADVVACTPRYASAGRVPLEAMACGVPVVGYSMGGIVDTVVDEVTGRLVPPGDVRGLGVTLRRLLAADAERFAYGHAAVDRVRCSYTWDRTAGALERLYERVVLRRQPAPS; from the coding sequence ATGCGCGTTGGCCTCGTCTGCGCACACGCCGGCCCGCCGCACGAGCGTCGCGGCCACTTCGCCGGCACGCACCAGCACGTGGCCCGGGTGGCCGCCGAGCTGACCGGGCGGGGCCACGACGTACGGGTCTACGAGCGGCTCGACGATCCCGGCGCGCCGCCGGTCAGCGAGATCGGCGGCTACCGGGTGGAGCGGGTACCGGTGGGTCCGCCCCGCGCCACCGGCACCGGAGAACTTGTGCCGTACGTGCCGGAACTCGGCCGCTGGCTGACCGAACGCTGGGCCGGGGAGTGGACCCCCGAGGTGGTGCACGGACACTTCTGGATCGGCGGCCTGGCGGCGGCGAGCGCCGTCCGGGACACCGTCATCCCGGTCGTGCAGACCTTCCACTCCCTCGGCGTCGAGCAACTGCGCCACCTCGGCGAGGCGTACCGGGGGCCGGGGCAGCGGATTCCGCTGGAGCGGGCGCTGACCCGGGCCGTGGACATGGCGGTGGCGCAGTGCACCGACGAGGTCGACGAGCTGACCCGGATGGGGTTGCAGCGCGCCTCCGTGGTGGTGGTGCCGGCGGGCGTGGACACCGAACTCTTCGCCCCGGAGGGCGAGGCGGCGACCCGGGACCGGCGACCGCGCATCCTGGCCGCCGGCGGCCTGGAGCCGGGACACGGACAGGAGGACCTGATCCGGGCGTTGCGGCTGGTCGGGGACGTCGAGCTGGTCATCGCCGGCGGCCCGCCCGCCGAACACCTGAACAACCACGCCGAGGCCCGCCGGCTGCGCGAGGTCGCCGAGTCCAGCGGGGTCGCCGACCAGATCAAGCTGGTCGGCTCGGTGCCGCACGACCAGATGTCCGCCTGGTACCGCTCCGCCGACGTGGTGGCCTGCACCCCCCGGTACGCCTCCGCCGGCCGGGTGCCGCTGGAGGCGATGGCCTGCGGCGTACCGGTGGTCGGCTACTCGATGGGCGGCATCGTGGACACCGTGGTCGACGAGGTCACCGGCCGGCTCGTCCCGCCCGGCGACGTACGCGGGCTGGGCGTGACGCTGCGCCGGCTGCTCGCCGCCGACGCGGAGCGGTTCGCGTACGGGCACGCGGCGGTGGACCGGGTGCGGTGCAGCTACACCTGGGACCGTACGGCCGGCGCGCTGGAGCGCCTCTACGAGCGGGTGGTACTCCGCCGCCAGCCCGCCCCGAGCTGA
- the glpK gene encoding glycerol kinase GlpK: MTGQFVAAIDQGTTSSRCIVFDAEGRIVSMAQREHRQIFPRPGWVEHDAEEIWTAVCQVVPEALAEAGIGADRLAAIGITNQRETTVVWDRATGQPVHHAIVWQDTRTAPLLRRLDNEYGEQRFRERTGLPLATYFSGPKLRWLLDNVDGLRDRADRGEVLFGTMDSWLIWKLTGRHVTDVTNASRTLLMNLRTLDWDPELLDVLGVPARMLPEIRSSAEVYGTADGLPGSGSGSVGPLAGVPVASALGDQQAALFGQTCFHPGEAKCTYGTGSFLLLNTGQSPVASRHGLLSTVGYRIGDQPATYALEGAIAVTGSLVQWLRDNLGLISSAPEVEELARTVEDNGGCYVVPAFSGLFAPHWRSDARGVIAGLTGYVTKGHLARAVLEASAWQTREVVDAMNADSDVALRRLRVDGGMTANELLMQFLADVLDVPVVRPEVSETTCLGAAYAAGLAVGFWPDLATLRAQWRQDADWAPAMEPAHRDRELRNWRKAVARTLDWVEDE; this comes from the coding sequence ATGACCGGTCAGTTCGTCGCCGCGATCGATCAGGGCACCACCTCGTCCCGCTGCATCGTCTTCGACGCCGAGGGCCGCATCGTGTCGATGGCCCAGCGGGAGCACCGGCAGATCTTCCCCCGACCAGGCTGGGTCGAACACGACGCCGAGGAGATCTGGACCGCCGTCTGCCAGGTGGTGCCGGAGGCGCTGGCCGAGGCGGGGATCGGCGCCGACCGGCTCGCCGCGATCGGCATCACCAACCAGCGGGAGACCACGGTGGTCTGGGACCGGGCCACCGGCCAGCCGGTGCACCACGCCATCGTCTGGCAGGACACCCGTACCGCGCCGCTGCTGCGCCGGCTTGACAACGAGTACGGCGAGCAGCGCTTCCGGGAACGCACCGGGCTGCCGCTGGCCACCTACTTCTCCGGGCCGAAGCTGCGCTGGCTGCTCGACAACGTCGACGGCCTGCGGGACCGGGCCGACCGGGGCGAGGTGCTCTTCGGCACCATGGACAGTTGGCTGATCTGGAAGCTGACCGGGCGGCACGTCACCGACGTGACCAACGCCAGCCGGACGCTGCTGATGAACCTGCGGACCCTCGACTGGGACCCGGAACTCCTCGACGTGCTCGGCGTCCCGGCCCGGATGCTGCCGGAGATCCGCTCGTCGGCGGAGGTCTACGGCACCGCGGACGGCCTCCCCGGAAGCGGGAGCGGGAGCGTCGGGCCGCTGGCCGGGGTACCGGTGGCGAGCGCGCTCGGCGACCAGCAGGCGGCACTCTTCGGGCAGACCTGCTTCCACCCCGGCGAGGCGAAGTGCACCTACGGCACCGGCAGTTTCCTGCTGCTCAACACCGGCCAGAGCCCGGTGGCCTCCCGGCACGGGCTGCTCAGTACGGTCGGCTACCGGATCGGTGACCAGCCGGCGACGTACGCCCTGGAGGGGGCGATCGCGGTTACCGGGTCGCTGGTGCAGTGGCTGCGGGACAACCTCGGGCTGATCTCCAGCGCTCCGGAGGTCGAGGAGCTGGCCCGGACCGTCGAGGACAACGGCGGCTGCTACGTCGTACCGGCCTTCTCCGGGCTGTTCGCCCCGCACTGGCGCAGCGACGCCCGGGGCGTCATCGCCGGCCTGACCGGCTACGTCACCAAGGGACACCTGGCCCGGGCCGTGCTGGAGGCGAGCGCCTGGCAGACCCGCGAGGTGGTCGACGCGATGAACGCCGACTCGGACGTGGCGCTGCGCCGGCTCCGGGTGGACGGCGGGATGACCGCCAACGAGCTGCTGATGCAGTTCCTCGCCGACGTACTCGACGTACCGGTGGTCCGCCCCGAGGTCAGCGAGACCACCTGCCTCGGCGCCGCGTACGCCGCCGGCCTCGCGGTCGGCTTCTGGCCGGACCTGGCGACGCTGCGCGCGCAGTGGCGCCAGGACGCCGACTGGGCACCGGCGATGGAGCCGGCGCACCGGGACCGCGAGCTGCGCAACTGGCGCAAGGCGGTGGCCCGCACCCTGGACTGGGTCGAGGACGAGTGA
- a CDS encoding phosphotransferase family protein produces MTGSRTSDELHTVAEALGSRVLETRRLAGGFSHETCLVTLADGEVVVRLGGPDPAIEAAVMATARRHVPVPEVLLVLPAAEGDPDARPATAIEYVSGTPLEQVLAADGSGLSDLGVEVGRVVAGIGTVTYDRPGFFADEQLTVRTEPPWSAQLPEVVAGCMAATERLDRPTRDNWTALCGSHAPTLARVDDHARLVHADVNPKNILVSRDGGSWRVAAVLDWEFSYSGCPYADAANMLRFGADYPAEFVSGFRAGYAAHQPADLPLPPDWAHLGRVLDMFALSDLVTRPAGNPVADQAAQVIRRWVEAGLPD; encoded by the coding sequence GTGACCGGCTCGCGGACCAGCGACGAACTGCACACGGTCGCCGAGGCGCTGGGCAGCAGGGTGCTGGAGACCCGGCGGCTGGCCGGCGGCTTCTCCCACGAAACCTGCCTGGTCACCCTCGCCGACGGCGAGGTGGTCGTCCGGCTCGGCGGACCCGACCCGGCGATCGAGGCCGCGGTCATGGCGACCGCCCGCCGGCACGTCCCGGTGCCCGAGGTGCTGCTCGTGCTGCCGGCCGCCGAGGGGGACCCGGACGCCCGCCCGGCCACCGCGATCGAGTACGTCTCGGGCACCCCGTTGGAGCAGGTGCTCGCCGCCGACGGGTCGGGGCTGTCCGACCTCGGTGTCGAGGTGGGCCGGGTGGTCGCCGGCATCGGCACGGTGACGTACGACCGGCCGGGCTTCTTCGCCGACGAGCAGCTCACCGTGCGTACGGAGCCCCCGTGGTCGGCGCAGTTGCCCGAGGTCGTGGCGGGCTGCATGGCCGCGACCGAGCGGCTCGACCGGCCCACCCGGGACAACTGGACGGCCCTGTGCGGCAGCCACGCGCCGACGCTGGCCCGGGTGGACGACCACGCCCGACTGGTGCACGCCGACGTCAACCCGAAGAACATCCTGGTCAGCCGGGACGGCGGGAGCTGGCGGGTGGCCGCCGTACTGGACTGGGAGTTCAGCTATTCCGGCTGCCCGTACGCCGATGCCGCCAACATGCTGCGGTTCGGCGCCGACTATCCGGCCGAGTTCGTCAGCGGCTTCCGCGCCGGGTACGCCGCCCACCAGCCCGCCGACCTGCCGCTGCCGCCGGACTGGGCCCACCTGGGTCGGGTGTTGGACATGTTCGCGCTCAGCGACCTGGTCACCCGGCCCGCCGGAAATCCCGTCGCCGACCAGGCGGCCCAGGTGATCCGCCGCTGGGTCGAGGCGGGCCTACCGGACTGA
- a CDS encoding ATP-binding protein, whose amino-acid sequence MSDIDPLARTAVAPDGTPPLLAETFDADRVTEIRHAVAARSEATGLQGARLDDFVLAVNELMTNAVRHGGGQGWLRLWSTGGTLYCLVSDTGAGIGTERLDDRRRPLPEIAGGWGLWLARQLSDEMLVDSGPAGTTVRISAHLDAAGSERPTG is encoded by the coding sequence ATGAGCGACATTGATCCCCTCGCGCGCACTGCTGTCGCGCCCGACGGGACACCTCCACTGCTCGCCGAGACCTTCGACGCCGACCGGGTGACCGAGATCCGGCACGCGGTCGCGGCGCGCTCCGAGGCGACCGGTCTCCAGGGTGCGCGCCTGGACGACTTCGTGCTGGCCGTCAACGAGCTGATGACCAACGCGGTACGGCACGGCGGCGGGCAGGGCTGGCTGCGGCTGTGGAGTACCGGAGGGACCCTCTACTGCCTCGTCTCAGACACCGGTGCCGGGATCGGGACCGAGCGGCTCGACGACCGGCGGCGCCCCCTGCCGGAGATCGCCGGTGGTTGGGGACTCTGGCTGGCCCGGCAGCTCAGCGACGAGATGCTGGTCGACAGCGGTCCGGCGGGCACGACCGTGCGGATCAGCGCCCACCTGGATGCCGCCGGGTCCGAGCGGCCGACGGGATGA
- a CDS encoding MmcQ/YjbR family DNA-binding protein: MGHPIMFDESDPLLHRVRSLALAFPDAAEKVSHGRPTFYTTKVFAYYGGSVKVDGGYRQHEQSVIVLVDPDERAALLAEEHCYLPMYLGAYGWIGVDLTDQTDWDEIGELLDASYRRTAGPRRVARLDDRGPGR; this comes from the coding sequence ATGGGACACCCGATCATGTTCGACGAGTCGGATCCGCTGCTGCACCGGGTACGGTCGCTCGCGCTGGCCTTTCCGGACGCGGCCGAGAAGGTCTCGCACGGACGTCCCACCTTCTACACCACCAAGGTCTTCGCCTACTACGGCGGATCGGTGAAGGTCGACGGCGGCTACCGGCAGCACGAGCAGTCGGTGATCGTCCTGGTCGACCCCGACGAACGTGCGGCGCTGCTGGCCGAGGAGCACTGCTACCTGCCGATGTACCTCGGCGCGTACGGGTGGATCGGGGTGGACCTCACCGACCAGACCGACTGGGACGAGATCGGTGAGCTGCTGGATGCCAGCTACCGGCGTACCGCCGGGCCACGCCGGGTCGCCCGGCTCGACGACCGAGGGCCGGGCCGCTGA
- the macS gene encoding MacS family sensor histidine kinase yields MPDPTSDAPGGRRRDPPGSLQAPLWRSIAVYRFAALAYVAVLAVRNLGDYTHPVSGAVLLLAMTGWTVFAGYAYADPAWRRWPLLLADLAVVLAVVVAAPRVVGREVLNDGVPPPSVAWLAGPVLAWAVSGGRRRGVVAALVIGGTDLVARERFAQASLTGAALMLLAGIAVGHVVRLAVIAEERLQRAVELEAATRERERLARGIHDSVLQVLALVQRRGAHLDGEAAELARLAGEQEAALRALIASRAPTGLDRQEVDLRSLLGRYASATVSIAAPATPVPLPAGTAGEVAAAVGAALDNVARHGGGRGWVLVEDDAAAVTVSVRDDGPGIPAGRLAEAAGQGRLGVVQSIEGRIADLGGTVRISSAPGEGTEVELRIPRDRTIPGQRT; encoded by the coding sequence GTGCCCGATCCGACGAGCGACGCGCCGGGCGGCCGCCGCCGCGACCCGCCGGGCAGCCTCCAGGCGCCGCTGTGGCGGTCCATCGCCGTCTACCGGTTCGCCGCCCTGGCCTACGTCGCGGTACTGGCGGTACGCAACCTGGGCGACTACACGCATCCGGTGTCCGGTGCGGTACTCCTGCTGGCCATGACCGGCTGGACGGTCTTCGCCGGCTACGCGTACGCCGATCCGGCCTGGCGGCGCTGGCCGCTGCTCCTGGCCGACCTGGCCGTGGTGCTGGCGGTGGTGGTCGCCGCCCCCCGGGTGGTCGGCCGGGAGGTGCTCAACGACGGGGTACCCCCACCGAGCGTCGCCTGGCTCGCCGGGCCGGTACTCGCCTGGGCGGTCTCCGGCGGGCGGCGACGCGGCGTGGTGGCGGCCCTGGTGATCGGCGGCACCGACCTGGTGGCCCGGGAACGGTTCGCCCAGGCGTCGCTGACCGGCGCCGCGCTGATGCTGCTCGCCGGGATCGCCGTCGGGCACGTCGTCCGGCTGGCGGTGATCGCCGAGGAGCGGTTGCAGCGGGCCGTCGAGTTGGAGGCGGCGACCCGGGAGCGGGAGCGGCTGGCCCGGGGGATCCACGACTCCGTCCTCCAGGTGCTGGCCCTGGTCCAGCGCCGGGGCGCACACCTCGACGGCGAGGCCGCCGAACTGGCCAGACTCGCCGGTGAACAGGAGGCCGCGCTGCGGGCGCTGATCGCCAGCCGGGCACCGACCGGGCTGGACCGCCAGGAGGTCGACCTGCGTTCGCTGCTCGGCCGGTACGCCTCGGCCACCGTCTCGATCGCCGCCCCGGCCACGCCGGTGCCGCTGCCCGCCGGTACCGCCGGTGAGGTCGCGGCGGCGGTCGGCGCGGCGCTGGACAACGTGGCCCGGCACGGCGGCGGGCGGGGCTGGGTACTGGTCGAGGACGACGCGGCGGCGGTCACCGTCTCGGTCCGGGACGACGGGCCGGGAATCCCGGCGGGACGGCTCGCCGAGGCAGCCGGTCAGGGGCGGCTCGGCGTGGTCCAGTCGATCGAGGGACGGATCGCCGACCTCGGTGGCACGGTCCGGATCAGCTCCGCCCCCGGCGAGGGCACCGAGGTCGAGCTGCGGATCCCCCGGGACCGCACGATCCCCGGGCAACGCACGTGA